A genomic stretch from Nerophis ophidion isolate RoL-2023_Sa linkage group LG14, RoL_Noph_v1.0, whole genome shotgun sequence includes:
- the ticam1 gene encoding TIR domain-containing adapter molecule 1 produces the protein MNQEEVSDGTGLRDVYDVLVSVSPEQVLSLTFQLGDSPEENIVHALCLIVLRKKEALDKLCLLEDHNLAKHVADLWKKSKDRLEDFAELCGESSHLTGESLAALARVFKILSEHRLCNPLLRNLAYKRALSSEAEDLLHDQLREEAKDVCGPEIAVWLCSSRDLESGSYHDAPNSLDEGVTNQAQDFASSLQTSCSELSFPTHLEISLPQTVPYEEAKMTPEAPGNPEQSLITPTMSDINSTEQSYLSSVWSQPRSSGPPVHEDSKMDVASERDHRKDEDFNKEEPPNQRTPPTTSATSNIQPKSAQEEEEAIFYSFVILHAPEDAEVAELMKLNLETMIGHNGATFSEDFAIPGKSTLKCVEDAINNSAFTLLLLTQNFNTRMLEVKTYTALTHSINNVHKYNTVIPLVPKENQMPRHRWSAVLQNLVPLEESKWTEKKIKKFFSLPKINRQKKIWSGEQRTQRQEAAYKFGKLNIHDNSVGFPSVYPNTHIDHSSCIIIGNNNQMTVDCRGCEANDISTVKEARK, from the coding sequence ATGAATCAAGAGGAGGTATCTGACGGCACAGGCCTAAGGGATGTCTATGACGTACTGGTCAGCGTCTCACCGGAGCAAGTGTTGAGCCTGACATTTCAGCTTGGGGATTCTCCAGAAGAGAATATCGTACATGCCTTATGTTTGATTGTTCTTCGTAAAAAAGAAGCTCTGGACAAACTCTGCTTGCTGGAGGACCACAACCTCGCCAAGCATGTGGCTGATCTATGGAAGAAAAGCAAGGATAGATTAGAAGACTTTGCGGAGCTCTGTGGTGAATCCAGCCACTTAACGGGAGAATCTTTGGCTGCGTTGGCTCGTGTTTTTAAAATTCTGTCTGAGCACAGACTGTGCAATCCGCTGTTAAGGAATCTGGCCTACAAGAGGGCTCTTTCCAGTGAAGCTGAGGATCTGTTACATGATCAGCTCAGAGAGGAAGCTAAAGATGTGTGTGGGCCTGAGATTGCTGTGTGGCTGTGCTCCTCCAGAGACCTTGAATCAGGCTCTTATCATGATGCCCCCAACAGCCTGGATGAAGGGGTTACAAACCAGGCCCAAGACTTTGCCAGCTCACTGCAGACAAGCTGTTCTGAGCTTTCATTTCCCACTCATCTAGAAATCAGCCTGCCACAGACAGTCCCGTACGAAGAGGCCAAAATGACCCCAGAAGCCCCAGGAAACCCTGAACAAAGCCTTATTACGCCAACCATGAGCGACATCAACTCTACTGAGCAATCTTACCTCTCATCTGTGTGGTCACAACCAAGGAGCAGTGGCCCACCTGTCCATGAAGACTCAAAGATGGATGTGGCATCTGAAAGGGATCACAGAAAGGATGAGGATTTCAATAAGGAAGAACCTCCGAACCAAAGAACCCCACCGACCACTTCTGCAACAAGCAACATTCAACCAAAGAGTGCACAAGAGGAGGAGGAGGCCATATTTTACTCATTTGTCATCTTACATGCTCCAGAAGATGCTGAAGTAGCAGAGCTCATGAAGTTGAACTTAGAAACTATGATCGGTCATAACGGTGCAACTTTCTCTGAGGACTTTGCCATACCTGGAAAGAGCACCCTAAAGTGTGTAGAGGACGCGATCAACAACTCAGCATTcactctgctgctgctcactCAAAACTTCAACACACGCATGTTGGAGGTGAAGACCTACACAGCCCTGACACACTCCATTAACAATGTACACAAGTACAATACAGTCATACCTTTGGTTCCAAAGGAAAACCAAATGCCCAGACATAGATGGTCTGCGGTGCTACAGAATTTGGTTCCCCTCGAGGAGAGCAAATGGactgagaaaaaaattaaaaagtttttttcattACCAAAAATCAATAGACAGAAAAAAATTTGGTCAGGAGAGCAGAGAACACAGAGGCAGGAAGCAGCATATAAGTTTGGAAAACTCAACATCCACGACAACTCAGTGGGCTTTCCCAGTGTGTATCCAAATACTCATATTGACCATAGCAGCTGTATTATCATTGGTAACAACAATCAAATGACTGTGGATTGCCGTGGGTGTGAAGCAAATGACATTTCAACTGTtaaagaagcaaggaaataa